From Aliarcobacter butzleri, the proteins below share one genomic window:
- a CDS encoding c-type cytochrome, which produces MKKIVIATTILTACFAFANPYAKCVVCHGANGEKVALGKSKIIKDMTKADFVAALKGYQDGTYGGAQKALMVGQVKDMSEATMNELADLIIK; this is translated from the coding sequence ATGAAAAAAATTGTTATTGCAACTACTATTTTAACTGCCTGTTTTGCTTTTGCAAACCCTTATGCAAAATGTGTTGTATGTCATGGAGCAAATGGGGAAAAAGTAGCTCTAGGTAAATCTAAAATTATTAAAGATATGACAAAAGCAGATTTTGTAGCAGCATTAAAAGGTTATCAAGATGGAACTTATGGTGGAGCACAAAAAGCTTTAATGGTTGGTCAAGTAAAAGATATGTCTGAAGCGACAATGAATGAGCTTGCTGATTTAATTATCAAATAG
- the rsmH gene encoding 16S rRNA (cytosine(1402)-N(4))-methyltransferase RsmH yields the protein MDIPHIPVLYNEVLETFKDINEGYIIDCTTGFAGHSSGLLNQNQNIKLICNDQDDEALAFSKKRLEKFENGVIFNKGNFEHVIETFKDYEIRGVLADIGVSSLQLDKLERGFGFESLTLDMRMNQNQSLDAATVVNTYSQTELERIFKDYGEVREYKKVASLIVNNRPFNSSKELADFLSKKMSKGKLHPATLPFQAIRIEVNDELGVLERLFDSLEKAKLKDCIVAIISFHSLEDRIVKNYFKKWSKSCICPDNVFRCECGNNHALGKIITKKPIIPTALEIKQNPRSRSSKLRVFKFD from the coding sequence ATGGATATTCCTCATATCCCCGTTTTATATAATGAAGTTCTAGAAACTTTTAAAGATATAAATGAAGGTTATATAATAGATTGTACTACTGGATTTGCTGGTCATAGTAGTGGTTTATTAAATCAAAATCAAAATATAAAATTAATTTGCAATGACCAAGATGATGAAGCTTTAGCTTTTAGTAAAAAAAGGCTTGAAAAATTTGAAAATGGGGTAATTTTCAATAAGGGTAATTTTGAGCATGTAATAGAAACTTTTAAAGATTATGAAATTAGAGGAGTTTTAGCTGATATTGGAGTTTCATCTTTACAATTAGATAAGCTTGAACGAGGTTTTGGTTTTGAAAGTTTAACACTTGATATGCGAATGAATCAAAATCAAAGTTTAGATGCTGCAACTGTTGTAAATACTTATTCTCAAACTGAATTGGAAAGAATTTTTAAAGATTATGGAGAAGTAAGAGAGTATAAAAAAGTTGCTTCTTTGATAGTAAATAATAGACCTTTTAATAGTTCAAAAGAACTTGCAGATTTTTTATCTAAAAAAATGTCAAAAGGAAAACTTCATCCAGCAACTTTGCCTTTTCAAGCAATTAGAATAGAAGTAAATGATGAATTAGGAGTTTTAGAGAGACTTTTTGACTCTTTGGAGAAAGCAAAATTAAAAGATTGTATTGTTGCAATTATCTCTTTTCACTCTTTAGAAGATAGAATTGTAAAAAACTATTTTAAAAAATGGAGCAAATCTTGTATTTGTCCAGATAATGTTTTTAGATGTGAATGTGGAAATAATCATGCTTTAGGAAAAATTATTACAAAAAAGCCTATAATTCCAACTGCTTTAGAGATTAAACAAAATCCTAGAAGCAGAAGTTCTAAATTAAGGGTTTTTAAATTTGATTAA
- a CDS encoding YhdP family protein translates to MRIKSIMLKNIKIAIFVSFLFIFLMFSSLYIGIKIDSFSFSNFLISQFYIKMDKKLILSIEKVEYKSKSSKESNSLENLKNDIQLLPKILKFFQSIKIESLKINENQFYIWFNGKELYLDNNFINISSKINDSSNTVFFELNSLYLKDYKVLFDGKAKIDYFSKELNFFGNLYFENFQTALNIDITSEKIKFYLESKYFENLKFLKEHLDLPQEANEWMYNNVTGDFKLDWLYGEYDLKKNELVQNSIEGKAHIKDGKIRFHKDVDEIFTKSIDVTYKDDNLHFNLIEPKFKDKNIEGSFVTIHNLTDEINGNVEVNIKTNSKLDDNILGILKAYEINLPVKQKSGITNANLVLNFPYALDKPMSTKGEFLVDNSLISIDNFSFFSKKAKVTLDENIVYINDASFLYEDMIDANANLSIDTNTLKSTGTVDINSLIVKDDDGAAVLEIKDKNSLIDMDFSSLTTINLKDLDTKIKVDKSIFIDIANISKIYPYSKLFQTYAIKDGNISLEIKNENEINFNAFLKNINLPIQKDEKEINSIDLKGTIKDKDIEIFALNDDIKLVINDKTNLYLKDLKLFIDTKMNANDLKENINLYLDNCELNLDNKDYKIKDANVVIENGDINFEATIKDLDIPLKKDGKTLEEIQLIGNYKADDLKIYTKNQDLILFLDKDNLSLYLEEYDVSYYTEDEENISKYKKIDIIGKNSNIVINDEFEIVSDNYELRVRPDNKFAYIKYGDTQVVFRDTNGKLELYAVDISADFLNKISNRNIFLGGKVHFFATGNINDLHGKVVLKNSSIANLSILNNILLFIQTSPAIINPFLAIPSVVGLATNPGFNLLTYKISDGDLEFNYSKDKGLINIVKLNTVGNGIDFEGKGDIDLTNSNINFNMNLIFFKDYANIVGAIPVLNYIILGDENRVETKININGSLDNPTIATNLTTDTFNIPSNIAKRVINSPVRFFDNINNLEKEDSKSIIMK, encoded by the coding sequence ATGAGGATAAAATCAATAATGTTAAAAAACATTAAAATTGCAATATTTGTATCATTTCTTTTTATATTTTTAATGTTTTCATCTCTGTATATTGGCATCAAAATCGACTCTTTTTCTTTCTCTAATTTTTTAATCTCGCAATTTTATATAAAAATGGATAAAAAGCTCATTTTGAGTATTGAAAAAGTTGAATATAAGTCAAAAAGTAGTAAAGAAAGTAACTCTTTAGAGAATTTAAAAAATGATATACAGTTACTTCCAAAAATTTTAAAATTTTTCCAAAGCATAAAAATAGAGAGTTTAAAAATAAATGAAAATCAATTTTATATCTGGTTTAACGGGAAAGAGTTATATCTTGATAATAATTTTATAAATATTTCATCTAAAATAAATGATTCTTCAAATACAGTTTTTTTTGAGTTAAATTCATTATATTTAAAAGATTATAAAGTTTTATTTGATGGAAAAGCAAAAATAGATTATTTTTCTAAAGAATTAAATTTTTTTGGAAATTTGTATTTTGAGAATTTCCAAACAGCTTTAAATATTGATATAACATCTGAAAAAATAAAATTTTATTTAGAAAGCAAATATTTTGAAAATTTGAAATTTTTAAAAGAACATTTAGATTTACCACAAGAAGCAAATGAGTGGATGTATAATAATGTAACAGGTGATTTTAAACTTGACTGGCTTTATGGTGAATATGATTTAAAGAAAAATGAACTTGTACAAAACTCAATCGAAGGAAAAGCTCATATAAAAGATGGAAAAATAAGATTTCATAAAGATGTTGATGAGATTTTTACAAAAAGTATTGATGTAACTTATAAAGATGATAATTTACATTTTAATCTAATTGAACCAAAATTTAAAGATAAAAACATAGAAGGAAGTTTTGTAACTATTCATAATTTAACTGATGAGATAAATGGAAATGTTGAAGTAAATATAAAAACTAATAGCAAACTTGATGACAATATTTTAGGTATTTTAAAAGCTTATGAAATAAATCTTCCTGTAAAACAAAAAAGCGGAATAACAAATGCAAATTTAGTTCTAAACTTTCCTTATGCTCTTGATAAACCAATGAGCACAAAAGGCGAATTTTTAGTAGATAATTCTTTAATTTCTATTGATAATTTCTCTTTTTTTAGTAAAAAAGCAAAAGTAACTCTTGATGAAAATATAGTTTATATAAATGATGCGAGTTTTTTATACGAAGATATGATAGACGCAAATGCGAATTTAAGTATAGACACAAATACTTTAAAATCAACAGGAACTGTTGATATAAACTCTTTAATTGTAAAAGATGATGATGGTGCAGCAGTTCTTGAAATAAAAGATAAAAATAGTTTAATTGATATGGATTTTAGTTCACTGACAACAATAAATTTAAAAGATTTAGATACAAAAATAAAAGTTGATAAATCAATATTTATTGATATTGCAAACATATCAAAGATTTATCCTTATTCTAAACTTTTTCAAACTTATGCAATAAAAGATGGAAATATATCTTTAGAAATTAAAAACGAAAATGAAATAAATTTTAATGCTTTTTTAAAAAATATAAATTTGCCTATTCAAAAAGATGAAAAAGAGATAAATAGTATAGATTTAAAAGGAACTATAAAAGATAAAGATATTGAAATTTTTGCCTTGAATGATGATATAAAGTTAGTAATTAACGATAAAACAAATCTTTATTTAAAAGATTTAAAACTTTTTATTGACACAAAAATGAATGCAAATGATTTAAAAGAAAATATAAATTTGTATCTAGACAATTGTGAATTAAATTTAGACAATAAAGATTATAAAATAAAAGATGCAAATGTTGTTATAGAAAATGGAGATATAAATTTTGAAGCAACTATAAAAGATTTAGATATTCCTTTAAAAAAAGATGGAAAAACTCTTGAAGAGATACAATTAATAGGAAATTATAAAGCTGATGATTTAAAAATATATACAAAAAACCAAGATTTAATTTTATTTTTAGATAAAGATAATTTGTCTTTATATTTAGAAGAGTATGATGTTAGCTATTATACAGAAGATGAAGAAAATATTTCAAAATATAAAAAAATAGATATTATTGGTAAAAATTCTAATATTGTTATTAATGATGAGTTTGAAATAGTATCAGATAATTATGAATTAAGAGTTCGACCAGACAATAAATTTGCTTATATAAAATATGGTGATACACAGGTTGTTTTTAGAGACACAAATGGAAAATTAGAACTTTATGCAGTTGATATTAGTGCCGATTTCTTAAATAAAATTTCAAATAGAAACATTTTTTTAGGTGGAAAAGTTCACTTCTTTGCAACTGGAAATATAAATGATTTACATGGAAAAGTTGTTTTAAAAAATAGTAGTATTGCGAATTTATCTATTTTAAATAATATTTTACTATTTATTCAAACTTCACCAGCTATTATAAATCCATTTTTAGCGATTCCATCTGTTGTTGGATTGGCGACAAACCCTGGATTTAATTTATTAACTTATAAAATTTCTGATGGTGATTTAGAGTTTAACTATAGTAAAGATAAAGGATTAATAAATATTGTAAAACTTAATACTGTTGGAAATGGTATTGATTTTGAAGGAAAAGGAGATATTGATTTGACAAATTCTAATATAAATTTCAATATGAACCTTATATTTTTCAAAGATTATGCAAATATAGTTGGAGCAATTCCTGTACTAAACTATATAATATTAGGTGATGAAAATAGAGTAGAAACAAAAATAAATATCAATGGGAGTTTAGATAATCCTACAATAGCTACAAACCTTACAACAGATACATTTAATATCCCATCAAATATTGCAAAAAGAGTTATTAATTCTCCAGTGAGATTTTTTGATAATATAAATAATTTAGAAAAAGAAGATAGTAAAAGTATAATAATGAAATAA
- a CDS encoding C40 family peptidase: protein MNNLFKYLFITIFSTILFTACTTKEVVIIEVKENDLTEFSKKANDNFINQDQATNDYFIKYFRPWDLTKVSYPKQEAMWGQSYRFKKVYLENHQLATKEWFDKQIQNSNFDEYNVVPKKAITLKNTNVRVLPTNSPMFYNPLLPGEGFPFDYNQNSLIKINTPIMVSHLSKDKAWAYIESSSVGGWVEINNIAFVNENFIKQFKNSNYFVSIKEKFPIYDPIFREYVKVGTIFPKEKDNYLIAKKDDNANAIISHIQLNPNEIEAMPVLYNSENRIKILTELLNEPYGWGGLLNNRDCSSFTQDFFTPFGSYLHRNSKAQTTNGKYIDISKLTLDEKKEFIKKEGVPFSTLVYLKGHIMLYLGIKDNEPMVVHNVWSVRLKDKNNKEFRHIIGKSTITTLEPGKELEGFDDNSNILNKVLGIVIL, encoded by the coding sequence ATGAATAATTTATTTAAATATCTATTTATAACAATATTTAGTACAATTTTATTTACAGCTTGTACTACAAAAGAAGTAGTAATCATAGAAGTAAAAGAAAATGACTTAACAGAATTTTCAAAAAAAGCTAATGATAATTTTATAAATCAAGATCAAGCAACAAACGACTACTTTATAAAATACTTTAGACCTTGGGACTTAACAAAAGTTTCATATCCAAAACAAGAAGCTATGTGGGGACAATCATATAGATTTAAAAAAGTATATTTAGAAAACCATCAATTAGCTACAAAAGAGTGGTTTGATAAACAAATACAAAACTCAAATTTTGATGAATATAATGTAGTACCGAAAAAAGCAATAACTTTAAAAAATACAAATGTAAGAGTTCTTCCAACAAATTCTCCAATGTTTTATAATCCACTACTACCAGGAGAAGGATTTCCTTTTGACTATAATCAAAATTCTTTAATCAAAATAAATACTCCAATTATGGTTTCTCATTTGTCAAAAGATAAAGCTTGGGCATATATAGAATCAAGTAGTGTTGGTGGATGGGTTGAGATAAATAATATAGCATTTGTTAATGAAAATTTTATAAAACAATTTAAAAATTCAAACTACTTTGTAAGTATAAAAGAAAAATTCCCAATTTATGATCCTATTTTTAGAGAATATGTAAAAGTTGGAACAATCTTTCCTAAAGAAAAAGATAACTATCTAATTGCCAAAAAAGATGATAATGCAAATGCAATAATTTCACATATACAACTAAATCCAAATGAAATTGAAGCTATGCCAGTACTTTATAATAGTGAAAATAGAATAAAAATATTAACTGAACTTTTAAATGAACCTTATGGTTGGGGTGGATTACTAAATAATAGAGATTGTTCAAGTTTTACTCAAGATTTTTTTACTCCTTTTGGATCATATTTACATAGAAATTCAAAAGCACAAACAACAAATGGGAAATATATTGATATTTCAAAACTAACTTTAGATGAGAAAAAAGAGTTTATAAAAAAAGAAGGTGTTCCTTTTTCAACTTTAGTTTATTTAAAAGGTCATATTATGCTTTATTTAGGAATAAAAGATAATGAACCAATGGTTGTACACAATGTTTGGAGTGTAAGATTGAAAGACAAAAACAATAAAGAATTTAGACATATAATTGGAAAATCAACTATTACAACATTAGAACCAGGAAAAGAGTTAGAAGGATTTGATGATAATAGTAATATTTTAAATAAAGTTCTAGGAATAGTTATTTTATAA
- a CDS encoding HU family DNA-binding protein — protein MNKAEFIDAVATKAGLSKKDAKGAVDAVLDTITEALVKKESVSFIGFGTFATAARAARTAKVPGTTKTVDVPATTVAKFKVGKALKEAVAK, from the coding sequence ATGAACAAAGCAGAGTTTATCGATGCAGTAGCTACAAAAGCTGGTTTATCTAAAAAAGATGCAAAAGGTGCAGTTGATGCTGTATTAGATACTATTACTGAAGCATTAGTAAAAAAAGAATCTGTAAGCTTTATCGGATTTGGTACATTCGCAACAGCTGCAAGAGCTGCTAGAACAGCAAAAGTTCCAGGTACAACTAAAACTGTAGATGTTCCTGCTACAACTGTTGCTAAATTTAAAGTTGGAAAAGCTTTAAAAGAAGCAGTAGCTAAATAA
- a CDS encoding class II aldolase and adducin N-terminal domain-containing protein translates to MVDKDTIKLLSDLSFSMFSKNFFGIYHGAISSKLDQYNFMINTSDAIFDKMDEKSFCTLNMNKQDYRWNIASIESHIHSTIYTNIHEAKYIAFGMPIYTTAYTLLHDKIVFEDFFGKTFFGELSIYNPGDFSTWYKRNALEITKYLKESEHNLMVIKGVGTYVYDRDVYELVKKIAILENSCRLLSIKSSFE, encoded by the coding sequence ATGGTAGATAAAGATACTATAAAATTACTCTCTGATTTATCATTTTCTATGTTTAGTAAGAACTTTTTTGGTATCTATCATGGTGCAATTTCTTCTAAACTTGATCAATATAACTTTATGATAAATACGAGTGATGCTATATTTGACAAAATGGATGAAAAATCTTTTTGTACTTTAAATATGAATAAACAAGATTACAGATGGAATATTGCTAGTATCGAATCTCATATTCATTCGACAATATATACAAATATCCATGAAGCAAAATATATTGCTTTTGGTATGCCAATTTATACAACAGCATATACATTACTTCATGACAAAATAGTATTTGAAGATTTTTTTGGTAAAACTTTTTTTGGAGAATTATCTATTTATAATCCTGGTGATTTTTCAACTTGGTATAAAAGAAATGCCCTTGAAATTACAAAATATTTAAAAGAATCTGAACATAATTTGATGGTTATAAAAGGTGTAGGAACTTATGTATATGATAGAGATGTTTATGAACTAGTTAAAAAAATAGCTATTCTTGAGAATTCTTGTAGACTTTTAAGTATAAAAAGTTCTTTTGAATAA
- the mltG gene encoding endolytic transglycosylase MltG, which produces MPIYRDENIKNIKRNDTNIAILMFFNIIDFILIGLIVVLFYLTMPVNSTKVLFIPKGSTSNIISHLNKSGYEMNALDEIIIKMTGYIQSGWIDIDQTRLTKMDFIYKLISSKAALKTITLIPGETSYFFLKKIAQEFSLSEEILTKIYNEHAYKADGNILADTYSIPIGMKEDYIIFYLFSQTNRKYEEFSKKIFGVYDKKKWYNYITLASVIQKEAATTNEMPIVASVVHNRLKKGMRLQMDGTLNYGKYSNSVVTADRIREDTSSYNTYLNAGLPKDPICAVSLDSIKAAIFPVKSNYLYFVRDNRTGLHKFASTFEEHQVNIQANVGVAKTYTKVKAVETQIDEEAQNIMKTDISNQKPTSIKDLFNNIN; this is translated from the coding sequence ATGCCAATATACAGAGATGAAAACATTAAAAATATAAAAAGAAATGATACAAATATTGCAATTTTAATGTTTTTTAACATTATTGATTTTATCCTCATTGGTTTAATTGTTGTTTTATTTTATTTAACAATGCCAGTAAATTCCACAAAAGTTTTGTTTATTCCTAAAGGCAGTACAAGTAATATTATATCACACTTAAATAAAAGTGGCTATGAAATGAATGCTTTAGATGAAATAATTATCAAAATGACAGGTTATATTCAAAGTGGTTGGATAGATATTGATCAAACTAGACTTACAAAAATGGATTTTATTTATAAACTAATTAGCTCAAAAGCTGCTTTAAAAACTATTACATTAATACCTGGTGAAACTTCTTATTTTTTCTTAAAAAAGATAGCACAAGAGTTTAGCCTTTCAGAGGAAATTTTAACAAAAATTTATAATGAACATGCCTATAAAGCAGATGGAAATATTTTAGCTGATACTTATTCTATTCCTATTGGTATGAAAGAAGATTATATTATTTTTTATCTATTTTCTCAAACAAATAGAAAATATGAAGAGTTTTCAAAAAAAATATTTGGAGTTTATGATAAAAAGAAGTGGTACAACTATATAACTTTAGCTTCAGTTATACAAAAAGAAGCAGCAACTACAAACGAAATGCCAATAGTTGCAAGTGTAGTTCATAATAGATTAAAAAAAGGTATGCGTCTTCAAATGGATGGAACTTTAAACTATGGTAAATACTCAAATAGTGTAGTAACAGCAGATAGAATAAGAGAAGATACAAGTTCTTATAACACTTATTTGAATGCGGGACTACCTAAAGATCCTATTTGTGCCGTTAGCCTTGATTCTATAAAAGCTGCAATATTTCCAGTAAAAAGTAACTATTTATACTTTGTAAGAGATAACCGTACTGGATTACATAAATTTGCTTCAACTTTTGAAGAACATCAAGTAAATATCCAAGCAAACGTTGGTGTTGCAAAAACTTATACAAAAGTTAAAGCTGTTGAAACGCAAATTGATGAAGAAGCTCAAAATATTATGAAAACAGATATTTCTAATCAAAAGCCAACTTCAATCAAAGATTTATTCAATAATATAAATTAA
- a CDS encoding NADP-dependent isocitrate dehydrogenase, translating to MSKIIYTKVDEAPALATYSFLPIIQSFTKSSGIEMVQKDISLAGRIIAAFPENLTDEQKIGDALAELGEMTQDPNANIIKLPNISASIPQLKAAIAELQSKGYKIPDYDSSEEVNARYAKILGSAVNPVLREGNSDRRAPGAVKNYAKNNPHRMGVWAKDSKTDVAHMNANDFYGTEVSTTLDSADNFKISFINKNGEETVLKASLPLLAGEVVDATKMSSKALQEFYQKGIDEAKKRDVLLSLHLKATMMKVSDPIMFGFAVKVYFKDLIAKHGKLFDEMGVNFNNGLGDLYSKLDNIDAAKKAEILADIDAVYAKQPRLAMVNSAKGITNLHVPSDVIIDASMPAMIKGGGKMWNKEDKEEDTLAMIPDRCYATTYQVVIEDCKKHGALDPKTMGSVPNVGLMAQKAEEYGSHDKTFQAKADGKIVVTNKAGETVFSFDVDNGDIFRMCQTKDEPIKDWVKLAVNRAKLSGTPAVFWLDKNRGHDAQMIAKVEKYLKDYDLTGLEISIMAPDDAIQYSLDRMRKGLDTISVTGNVFRDYNTDLFPILELGTSAKMLSIVPLMQGGGLFETGAGGSAPKHVQQFQEEGYLRWDSLGEFMALAASLEHLANTQGNKKAQVLADTLDKATGTFLINDKSPARKIGSIDNRGSHFYLAMYWAQELAAQNVDAELKAEFTPIAKAMTENEEIIVKELTECQGKAVDMGGYYLPDDAKTSAAMRPSATLNSIIG from the coding sequence ATGTCAAAAATCATTTACACAAAAGTTGATGAAGCACCAGCGTTAGCAACATACTCTTTTTTACCAATTATTCAATCTTTCACAAAAAGTTCAGGGATTGAAATGGTTCAAAAAGACATTTCTCTTGCTGGAAGAATTATTGCCGCTTTCCCAGAAAATTTAACTGATGAGCAAAAAATTGGTGATGCACTAGCAGAACTTGGTGAAATGACTCAAGATCCAAATGCAAATATTATTAAATTACCAAATATTTCAGCTTCAATTCCTCAATTAAAAGCTGCGATTGCTGAATTACAATCAAAAGGTTACAAAATTCCTGATTATGATTCAAGTGAAGAAGTAAATGCAAGATATGCAAAAATCTTAGGATCAGCAGTTAACCCTGTATTAAGAGAAGGAAATTCTGATAGAAGAGCTCCTGGTGCAGTTAAAAACTATGCTAAAAACAATCCACATAGAATGGGTGTTTGGGCAAAAGACTCAAAAACTGATGTAGCACATATGAATGCAAATGATTTTTATGGAACTGAAGTTTCTACTACTTTAGATTCAGCTGATAATTTCAAAATCTCTTTTATAAATAAAAATGGAGAAGAGACTGTTTTAAAAGCTTCTTTACCATTATTAGCTGGTGAAGTTGTTGATGCTACTAAAATGTCTTCAAAAGCTTTACAAGAGTTCTATCAAAAAGGAATTGATGAAGCTAAAAAAAGAGATGTATTATTATCTTTACATTTAAAAGCAACAATGATGAAAGTATCTGATCCAATTATGTTTGGATTTGCTGTGAAAGTTTACTTCAAAGATTTAATTGCTAAACATGGAAAATTATTTGATGAAATGGGTGTTAACTTTAACAATGGTTTAGGTGACTTATACTCTAAATTAGACAATATCGATGCTGCAAAAAAAGCTGAAATTTTAGCTGATATTGATGCAGTTTATGCAAAACAACCAAGACTTGCTATGGTAAATTCTGCTAAAGGAATTACTAACTTACATGTACCATCAGATGTTATTATTGATGCTTCTATGCCTGCTATGATCAAAGGTGGTGGGAAAATGTGGAATAAAGAAGATAAAGAAGAAGATACTTTAGCGATGATTCCAGATAGATGTTATGCTACAACATACCAAGTTGTAATTGAAGATTGTAAAAAACACGGAGCACTTGATCCAAAAACTATGGGTTCAGTTCCAAATGTTGGATTAATGGCACAAAAAGCTGAAGAGTATGGTTCTCATGATAAAACTTTCCAAGCAAAAGCTGATGGAAAAATCGTTGTTACAAATAAAGCAGGAGAAACTGTATTTAGTTTTGATGTTGATAATGGTGATATTTTCAGAATGTGCCAAACTAAAGATGAACCAATTAAAGATTGGGTAAAACTTGCAGTTAATAGAGCAAAATTATCTGGAACTCCAGCAGTATTCTGGTTAGATAAAAATAGAGGTCATGATGCACAAATGATCGCAAAAGTTGAAAAATACTTAAAAGATTATGATTTAACAGGATTAGAAATCTCAATTATGGCTCCAGATGATGCTATTCAATACTCTTTAGATAGAATGAGAAAAGGTCTTGATACAATTTCTGTAACTGGAAATGTATTTAGAGATTATAATACTGACTTATTCCCAATTTTAGAACTTGGAACATCTGCAAAAATGTTATCTATCGTTCCATTAATGCAAGGTGGAGGATTATTTGAAACTGGTGCGGGAGGATCTGCTCCTAAACACGTTCAACAATTCCAAGAAGAAGGTTATTTAAGATGGGATTCTTTAGGTGAATTTATGGCTCTTGCAGCTTCTTTAGAACACTTAGCAAATACACAAGGAAATAAAAAAGCTCAAGTTTTAGCTGATACTTTAGATAAAGCAACTGGAACTTTCTTAATCAACGATAAATCTCCAGCTAGAAAAATTGGAAGCATTGATAATAGAGGTTCTCACTTCTACTTAGCAATGTATTGGGCACAAGAATTAGCAGCTCAAAATGTAGATGCTGAGTTAAAAGCTGAATTTACTCCAATTGCAAAAGCAATGACAGAAAATGAAGAAATAATTGTAAAAGAATTAACAGAATGCCAAGGAAAAGCTGTTGATATGGGTGGATACTATTTACCAGATGATGCAAAAACATCAGCTGCTATGAGACCGTCTGCAACTTTAAATTCTATTATTGGATAA
- a CDS encoding malate dehydrogenase: MNNKTIGIIGVGNVGSTLAFILATNNICSNILLKDIKNNISEAMALDISQAMQETNSNTKITACLNNEDFKDCDIIIITAGIARKPNMSRDDLLITNAKIVASVMNDISKNNPNAIIIIISNPLDSMVYTALKSSNYPKNKILGMAGTLDSARMSYFIAEKLGFPNVNIKTSVIGGHGDSMVPLIDFSTVDGKKLNEVLSKEDIDDIVIKTKNGGGQIVKLLETGSAYYAPAYSTIAMIEAILNDTKKCFACATILNGEYGYKDIVSGVPVILGKDGVEKIIELEISDFEKEQFSNSINSVKESINILENNFFN, translated from the coding sequence TTGAATAATAAAACAATAGGAATTATTGGAGTTGGAAATGTAGGTTCAACATTAGCTTTCATTTTAGCTACAAATAATATCTGTTCAAATATACTATTAAAAGATATAAAAAACAATATTTCAGAAGCTATGGCACTTGATATTTCACAAGCTATGCAAGAAACAAATAGTAATACTAAAATTACTGCTTGTTTAAATAATGAAGATTTCAAAGATTGTGATATTATTATTATAACAGCAGGAATAGCAAGAAAACCAAACATGAGTAGAGATGATTTACTCATTACAAATGCAAAAATTGTAGCTTCTGTTATGAATGATATATCAAAGAATAATCCAAACGCAATAATTATAATAATTTCAAATCCTCTTGATTCGATGGTTTATACAGCATTAAAATCTTCAAATTATCCTAAAAATAAAATTCTTGGAATGGCTGGAACTTTAGATAGTGCTAGAATGAGTTATTTTATAGCAGAAAAGCTAGGCTTTCCAAATGTTAACATAAAAACTTCTGTTATTGGTGGACATGGAGATAGTATGGTTCCATTAATTGATTTTTCAACTGTTGATGGAAAAAAATTAAATGAAGTTTTATCTAAAGAAGATATAGATGATATTGTGATTAAAACAAAAAATGGTGGTGGACAAATTGTAAAACTATTAGAAACAGGTTCTGCATATTATGCTCCTGCTTATTCTACAATTGCAATGATAGAAGCTATTTTAAATGATACGAAAAAATGTTTTGCATGTGCTACTATACTAAATGGAGAATATGGTTATAAAGATATAGTTTCTGGAGTGCCTGTTATTTTAGGAAAAGATGGTGTTGAAAAAATCATAGAATTAGAAATAAGTGATTTTGAAAAAGAACAATTTTCAAATTCTATTAATAGTGTTAAAGAATCAATAAATATTTTAGAAAATAATTTTTTCAATTAG